From a region of the Constantimarinum furrinae genome:
- a CDS encoding NAD(P)/FAD-dependent oxidoreductase: MKESRVDVLIIGAGPSGCVAASYLYNAGYNVKLVEKNSFPRFVIGESLLPSSMSHFEEAGLLDVLKKQGYEIKRGARFMKNGVVCNFDFSKKHGEGWNWTWQVPRADFDNTMAMSLVERGVDLAFELEVVAVDFSENGNSVTTIRDNEGVLSSIHAKFIIDSSGYGRVLPRLLGLDKPSTLPQHSSLFTHVNESRRPKGEEGTIITFDVVTDEVWLWVIPFSNGITSIGFVGPTTFLESYKGSASERLTKMMELSNHYFDRFNGLEYEFEPVEIKNYSKSVSQLYGKGYALTGNSAEFLDPVFSSGVAFATEAALRSAKMAARQLKGEHVDWETEYSNHLKEGVEVFSTYVKEWYTGNLQKIFFHRPENPKIKEQICGVLAGYVWDKSNPFVKNHHRLVKTVARVIDMEVEGRNSHDA, encoded by the coding sequence ATGAAAGAATCTAGAGTAGATGTTTTGATCATTGGTGCAGGTCCTTCGGGCTGTGTTGCTGCATCTTATTTGTACAATGCCGGATATAATGTAAAACTGGTAGAAAAAAACAGCTTCCCGAGATTTGTGATTGGAGAAAGTCTGCTGCCCAGTTCGATGTCTCATTTTGAGGAAGCCGGTTTATTGGATGTTTTAAAAAAGCAAGGCTATGAAATAAAGCGGGGTGCCCGCTTTATGAAAAATGGCGTGGTATGTAATTTCGATTTCAGCAAAAAACACGGTGAGGGCTGGAATTGGACCTGGCAGGTTCCACGTGCCGATTTTGATAATACTATGGCGATGAGCTTAGTGGAACGTGGGGTTGATCTTGCGTTTGAGCTGGAAGTTGTGGCCGTGGATTTTTCAGAAAATGGAAATTCGGTTACTACCATACGGGATAACGAAGGGGTGTTGTCCAGTATACATGCAAAATTTATAATTGATTCCAGCGGTTACGGAAGAGTATTACCCAGGTTACTTGGCCTGGACAAGCCCTCAACACTGCCACAGCACTCTTCCCTGTTTACACACGTGAATGAAAGCAGAAGACCCAAGGGAGAAGAAGGAACCATCATTACTTTTGACGTGGTCACCGATGAAGTCTGGCTATGGGTGATTCCTTTTTCAAACGGAATAACAAGCATTGGTTTTGTGGGTCCCACAACTTTTTTGGAATCCTATAAGGGATCCGCCTCAGAAAGACTTACCAAAATGATGGAACTTTCTAATCATTATTTTGATAGATTCAACGGACTTGAATATGAATTTGAGCCGGTAGAAATAAAGAACTATTCAAAATCGGTGTCACAATTGTACGGGAAAGGGTATGCCCTTACCGGCAATAGTGCCGAATTTCTCGATCCGGTGTTTTCTTCAGGAGTCGCTTTTGCAACTGAAGCCGCCCTGCGCTCGGCTAAAATGGCCGCACGTCAACTAAAGGGAGAGCATGTAGATTGGGAAACCGAGTATTCTAACCATTTAAAGGAAGGTGTTGAAGTATTTTCTACCTATGTTAAAGAGTGGTATACCGGGAATCTTCAGAAAATATTTTTCCATCGTCCTGAAAATCCAAAGATCAAGGAACAGATATGTGGCGTACTGGCCGGTTATGTGTGGGATAAGAGTAATCCTTTTGTAAAGAATCATCACCGACTGGTAAAAACTGTGGCCAGAGTGATCGATATGGAAGTAGAAGGCCGCAATTCGCATGACGCTTGA